ttatattttcatttaaattgttataattcTTCAGAGAGTTCTTAAAAGTGTGcgataatttaattttatttaaattattcactATATTAAAATTGTTCATCTCATTATGAATAAGATCATTGcaattatttatgtttttattaatcatattgttgaaaatattaatatctGAGTTACCGTCATTATTGTtggtattattatttatattataattattttcattacttatactattatttatacttttacttaaaatactaccattatttaaatcattaatatttgtattattttcattaccacatgtattattattagataaattattttttgttaaaaaatgCTGAGTATTACTTTTGCTAGAATTTTTGCATAATTTACTATTATCtgatttaaaataattcatattgcttaaaaaattattataagtaTTCTTATCTGCAATATCATTTGAATTACTAATAAGAAAcgttttttcatttttcatttcaCTATTTAAATGCTCATTAAAATTTAGAGCTTTCGTAATTTCTCCTGTATCATTTGCAAAATTAGCAAATTCtatatttccattttttttttgattaactaaattataattattgatactttttaaatttttattaccaATATTAACTGTGTTgtttttactattattattattattagtagTGTCATTATTATTGATACTATTATTGCtatcattattatctttattattattattatctttattattatctttattattattattattatctttattattatctttattattattattattatctttattattatctttattattattattattattattattatctttattatctttattattattatctttattatccttattattattatctttattatccttattattattattattgtttttatttttattattattagtagtaatagtattattatttttattgctaTTATTACTgctattattatctttaatattattactgTTGGTGTTGCAactattattatctttaatgtaattattattattattactattgttatttttatttttatcgttattaatattatttttgttcatAGTAGTATGATTATTATTACTGCTATTAGTATTATTACTATTGATATTAttgttaatattattactattattattattcttattattattattattcctattcttactattatttttatcattattattattattattattattattattattattattattattattattatcattattattattattagtagTAGTAGTAGTAATAGCATTAGAAACACCGTTAATATTAtcagaattatttttattactactacaactaatatttttattgccgctattatctttattattatttttttcattggtattataattattcattGTATTTAaacttttgttatttttatttgaattatttgtattatacCTATTTGAATTAGTGCTATTTTTAAGTTCATTATTATCcattgaatttttatttattgaattattaacaatatttaaattatttgtattgcTTTTATTACTAGTATTTATATAAGTCATGCTATTCACATTTACGTAATTTAATTTGTTGTTTGTAtttatattgttattatggttattatttgaattaaaattattttttataatattgttattagaataattactattattattatttatatttggtAATTTTGTTTCGTTGCTATTTATCATATTTGAATGATTAACATTAGTAATAATATTAGTAGTAGAATAATTCATATTCTTAATAAACGAGTTGTTTTTCATTGTatcattactattattactCATATGAACTAAATTACAGTGAGggttaatatttaaattattagttacatttttacttaaactattatttttatcatctttgcaattattacttttcataatattaatattttggGAAATCATGTTTGTATTATcagaattattattatttatatcgttcttatttagaaaattatTACTTTGTATTACATTATTTGGTAAATCATTACTTagtacatttttaaaattgccTTTGAAATTGATATTAGCattatttgaaataatatttttataaccCATGTGCACagtattaattttattcattatatttttattcacattacttttattattattatttacattatctagacattttttatcaatttcattttcatctaaattatttttattatttacattatttaacacatttacataatttaaattactgGAATAATtgttaaaagaattatatttaGTTGAACAAGAATAATAATCATAATTAGTTACATTATTATTCATTTGATTATTAGAATTATTCGCTATATTATATGAATTGAAATTcatgttatttaaaaatgaatggGTATTGttgtaattattaaaattcatGCTTGgtgaatataaattattgcCAATTACATTTCCTGATAAGGCATTGTTGTTAGATtgatatgtatttttatttaaattaactATATCTtcagaattatttaaattatgcaTACTGttattttgtaaattattcaattcatttatattattactcTGCAAAGAATTTAAATTACTCATGTTGGTAtttgataaattatttaaattgtttACATCTGCATTTAAAGTACTcgcattaatattattattcaatCCATTAATGccaatattattatttaagttATTAACATTCATACTGTTTAAACTTACATTActatttatgttatttatatttatactattatttaaactaatattattatttaaattatttatattcatattattatttaaactaCTCAAGTTATTTATGTTACCTAAAATCATAGCATTATTTAAGTTCGTCATATTGTTGCTTGTATTAGTTATATTAGCGTTGATAATAccattattaaaatttgttatatttGCATTGTTAATATTGTTTAAATTTgttatattatcatttgctaaattatttatgtcattatttaaattactgCTTATATTTCTTGGaatatcattaaaaatattattcattaatttagaattatctaaattgtttttattaatattagtaGAATAATTcatgttattattatcattgttcttattatttaaaaaggaaTTGCTCATAGGAATCCTtagatttttattaatagaatTAATTAAATGAGGTGAATACTTATTTATATTGAAATTACTTATGTTGTTATTACTATATACATCGTTTGTAATGTAATTATGTGTGGTTATATTACTTATATTTGCCAAACTGTTGTAATTATTTTGATTCATATCTCCATAAACATTATGCATcatatcatttttaatatttgtttttgatatattcttattaaaatttgAGGAATATTCTTTGTTATCTACAAAATTAGTTAAcacattattattttgagAGCTGAGTAAGTTGCTCTTACCAcctatataaatattattattattctttaaataattgCTACTATGATTGTTACTGTTATGAAATTTATTTGAGTTATCTTCTAACTTAGGATTATAGTTCTTAATAGTTGATCCTAATCCATATATAATGCCCGAGtattttttatcatcaattttattatcaaaatataattccatcaatttaaaaaaagttttacaTGTAACTAAGGAATCCGACCCTGCTTGATGTTGTCTTCCTATTCTTTTTACACTTAAAATTTCACTGATTTTTTGCAAAGAATAAGTTCTGCTTAAttgtttaatatttaaatttaataataaatattttatatcataAAGAGATGGAAAAAAATCATtcaataattcaaaaaaagcAATTTCATTTTGAGGTAAAGCAGAGCATGTcaatattttcaataaataCGCAAAGTCATAACAACCATGAAATGATATCCATTTAACATCTTCATTCATAACTAAACCAGATGACATAATTACTTCCCCAAAATGCAATAACTCTATTCCCAGTGATTGATGCTTTTCAAAATTTATACcacttaattttaaaaaatcaatGGAATTTTGAGCATACATATCACTATCAAGATCAaacttaaaattaaattgcCATGTTGATACCTTTGGTAATTCTCCTTTACCATTAGAAAAAGTAACACCTAACTGTAtaacttttaataaatctaCATTGCATTTTATTGTTTGATAATTATAATCTAACACATTTCCAGTTGGTCTAGCAACAATTCCTGGAAATTCAGTATCAATAGCAACATAAGGATGATTTTCAACTACATCTCGTATTCTTTCAAACTCCTCCTCTAAGTTGTTCGCCCATACATCTACTATTTTCGTTCTCTCATCCatgtattaaataaaaagtctTTCTTATACATTTAAATAACACAAATTTTTTTcgcataatatatattatttattttaatcacTTCAAATATTTATCTCTTTCGTTTTACTCTTTCACCTTCCTAAATTTATGATAtacatatgcatatatatatatatatatatatatatatatatatatatatatatatatatatatatatatatatttttttttctcctttATTGAAAATTCAATTTCTTATCTccttaattatatttattttttttattttttgaaagaaatcgaagaataaaaatatatattaattttttattattttctctcAAAATTTAcacttaaaattattaaaaatgatttctttaaaaataccCGTTATAGTTCTTTTTTGATttactataaaaataaaaaaataattttcatttatatgtattttgttaatttgtttatatatatatatatatatatattacacgATTATGCACAcgttaattttaattttttattatttttttttaaatagaatattgttaaatattaatacctaaaaatatttttaggtaaaataataaatgcaaaatatatatgtatatatatctgcaataattaaaaaatttagtttttatattattatgaaatataaaattatcacactaatattgtaaaaattggtttatcaatatatttttttttttttttttttaaatacatttaaaaaagccaatctttcatttaaaatattatttagttTTGTGATATTTTATccttatattatataaaatagcctataaaaataaaattaatccaataattatattaataaaatcttAGGCATCAAAATCATGAGAAAAATACATTCATGGTTATATCTATATACCACAtacatacataaaaaaagatattcaaatttattacaaatgaaataaaaaagatttatatatatatatatatatatatatttaaaaagaataaaaatatacaagcatacttaattttattttattttttttttttttacttcgtgaaaaatcaaataaaaaataaaattttttaataaatacttatatttaaatgcatgaactattatataaatattaaaaaggtagtattatatttatttttttatttttaaaaaaagttaatttcatttttttaaaattgtaaaaattgTCATGCTTTCTTTCAggaattatgaaaatatatttaaaaaaaatatatatgtttcaaaaatgaaaataaagtattaagaattgatttttttatttatatgcatatatatatgtattaaatgacaataaattttttttatatgtatcacgttcattttttttttttttaacttgcACAAAagtgttttaaaaataaattatttgaataataattaacatattttttactcAAATATAAGTGTAGCATGAATAAacatttttctattttaagttgttttttcttcatgtaataaattaaattacaaaattatcataaatcttaaaaaaaaaatagatacaCGTACTTCTGtgcaaaaatttttatttttaatatctttgtttttcttctttGTATAATCCAAAACAAAAGTGAAAATTGAgcttatttaaataaataatctatttatatacataacaAATATCacaaaaatgaattattcgATTTTCTTAATTACCTTAATTTTTCTACTTAACTATTATTGCAATGTTTCAAAAGAAAAccatctatttttttttttttttctaagaatttattaaaaattgatctaaataaaaaatataaaatgaaaaattaaaatacaaaaaagaaaaaagcaaCAAAAATctaattttatgtatttaaattttatctatctatatatatattacatacATTTctgtatatattattttattttattttttttattattttacatataatatatatattaaacaatatatttaaaattatgtttccattgtaatttaattttatatgcaCATTATCATGGTTGAAAAATGCAATTAATGTCcctttaataataaatgcaaaaaagaaaaaaaaataaattaaaacaaaaatttaaggaaaaaaaaaaaacaaaaaaataattttttacaaaataaacTCAGTTTCtacatgtttttttttaaatgataaatctattataaaatatgaaatagaaaatataataaaataaaattttacaacatatatttaaaaattaatatttaatataaaaaatgtcattaaaataaaagaaatgtaaaaatcttatatataattatcttaatattaaaaaaagaaagttaAGCAGAAGTAAAAATGttcaatataaaaatttctacagaaaaaattaaagcaTTACACCTATGTTAAATGcatacataaataaaaaaaaaatgtgttttttgtttttcccATAAACATATTGCAATTCAATATTCTATCAATTAACttataagaaaatttaagaaataatattatttctgTAATTCTCTcgtttaatatatatatatatatataaagaagtttatatttttttatttctttctcTATACTTAagtgaaattaaaaatagttatttttaattttaaaaatttatacttCATGTAAAtgagtatatattttttttttttaattataaaaactaaacagaattaaaattttttttaaagaaattccTTTATGAATCTTTATTTAGAGATTAATTCTATACGATTAAAATGTCTATCTGTTGataatgattttttatataattattttcttttttttgttattatatctttagaaatatatatttagacAGCTATTggaaaggaaaaaaaaatattttaatatatctttatataagtgaaaaaaaaataaatttttcatttcatcTGTTGTTATAAGAaatgttttaattaaaaagtgtaatctgagttaaatttatgaaaacacaaaaaaaataatttttcattttatatgaTGAACTTCATAGATATTagcatctttttttttatgtataatttttaaattttcttaatgTTAGGtatattaataaacaaaaaacataaataaaaaatgcttTTAAtgtttacatatatataatattttcattttttaaaaatgagtattaaataatagcataattatttattttcattttaattttttattaattttttttttttttgttattaaagtttatatatattcattataaTCCTTTatattatagaaaataatgacTTTTTTAAAAGCATAAACAAAAggtatataattttaattaaaaatagctcttaattaacatatattttttttaataaaacataaaatcaacaaaaaattaatataaataaaaaaaaaaaaatttattttatttaggaaaaaattaaaaaaaaaaaattatttcttaagaaatttaaagaaatttttcttaataatatttatatgtgtacatatatatatacagatGACATATTTTCTGTTTGTTTCTTTTATgtcaaatatattatatcagCCCCATTGAATATACAACTTTTTGTTTActcttttaatatatgagAAATATGTGCCAATAAATAccaatataattaaaaacaataataGTAGCAAATTAAAGTTTTCAATTGTATCAAATGATCCATTTGGTTGAtaatatgtaaaataaagATTGTTTCCCCAAGAAAATAATAGTGTAGTTGATTCTAATAAACTTTCATTAGATATAAATCCttttgaattatataaaatatccGTATGTGTAATAAATtgattaaaatatttataataattcttATTTTGATCATCTCCTATATTAAGTGaagaaattttattagtATCTAGTAAAAGTAATAAATGCTTATTTGTTATTCCTCTTTTTGTTTCAGTAAAGTTAAATGATTTCACATTATGATCtattatgtaatttttttcatttataacaattttttgtTCATCAAATAAATCAacaaatttttctttttttgatgTTAGTATACTTAGAAATCCTGGatcttttttatctaataatatttcaataatatgaaatacatatttatttaatttttcattaaaataatttaaaattacgtaattttcatttatcaCTAAATGAAAAGGAGGTTTGCTATATTTATCTagaatttttgaaaaaataagacTACCGCTAACACCATCAAGTATGTATAGTGTGTAATTTATATTCTGCTTGTTATTTGTTCTAGTAATATAggatattatattattattaatatatttatatgaaatagAAGCGtccttatttatttttattgggaaaaaaatatttttttttgttattgaTTTTGAAAAAACTTCAATttgttcattatttatatttattaaatatgtttttattaaactaattttatttttatgattttctGTATTTACTGAATTAATTAACATATATCCCTCTATATAATTTTgagatatatttatattataaaaaaaaagttgattttcttttatatcttcATCCATTTCATTATTGAAAACATTTATAACttgaatatttaataaattatctaTAATTATAATGGAAGAACTTTTTCTAAGGACAAAATAGTGctgaattaaaaaagagtctatttttttttcaaatataatATCCCCATATAATATatcaaatattaaaatatatgaactCTTATcacttttaaaaatagttaTCACTGAatcttttgaaaattttttaaataaatgcaACTCATTCTTAGAATTTAGAATGATACTGCCATTATTGTTATTACCATCATTTCCGCTCTTTACattatcaattttattatttaaaaatattatttttttaccaTTTTCAATTTCTGACCAATTATTCTTACCTGTACTAAAAGAACATAAGcgtttttttaaagaaaacaTGTTTGTTCCTTGAAATTTATTTCCatcaattttatataaaattaaaccagtaaataaatgaaaagcaaaaattatattattacaaGTTGATACAAGAATAACTGAACTTCCTGCATATTTACTACTGTGATGAAGAGAAAATTTTGTAAAAGAGTCTTTAAGTAAATTATTCGTCAAGGAAAATTTAtaatgattatttttttcatcataattttttgtttcctTTTTagaattaattataaagtcactttttaacttttttttattacaaacGTTTAATAAATccattttttcttcaatagacaaataaaaaaaattgaaaggAAATAAGGAAgaatcttctttttttttaactatttCTGCTATAAACGgtttattaaatgaatttattttttcttttatatattttttcatatcatCCATTATTTGAAATTGAATATTATATGAATGTTTTTtgccatttttttttaaatgttgaAAATTGTAGAAGTATAACTGATCAATATATGCTAATGATTCCTCTCTTGAATAGAATacatcattttctttataaactGTAAATGAAGAATCATTATATAtactaaaataataatttttgttttcttctGAGTTAAATATGCCTACAATAATTTCTCCATTATAGTAAATATTACtgcttttatttaatatatttaaagttttttcatttttcatttcatctatatttttaataattattttgttattttcatCACTTGCAAttatcatttcttttttattatttttattaatataatagcctataatttcattttttgttactttttttataaaattcatCTTTCTATcgtaataaatatatgctAGTTCATATTCTCCTACATCAATaacaatataattattagtATTCCATTGTTCCCTTTCATcttcatttataaatttattattttcaatgaCTTCATTCTTAAATAATTGCTcttcatcattattatttataatcatataattataataataattttcccctttatttattaattctacccagtataaatattttttattgtatataataactacatttttattatatacgCTAACAtgataattaattttattatttaattttaattcttcaaTTTTTGTTGAATTTATAGTTTTTTTACTCGATATATCAATACTCATTATATAACAAAACAAATTATTATCAACATAGAATAAAGTGGCAATATTATCttctaataaaattagttttaaataaattaaatttaaatttaattccTTAAAGTAGATAGAATACATTGAATTATCAATTATATTACCAATATCTATTCTATTATCAAAAACAATAATTATATGTTcaccttttattaaaaaatcttctattatttcatttttatattcaaataTACTCAATAAATAAGAATTCATAATATTATACACACTaatataagaataaatattAGTATCATTTATGTTAATTCCGTTTATGTCTTTTtctgaattatttttataaattaatgcAACTGCATATTTTTCATCtccatataatttttttattttttcatcttctCTATGAGTTTTTACATATTGTAATTTACCTGgcaataagaaaaaaaaaaaatttataaaaagaaaaaagcaaAGAATACATAACCATTCTAATAAAtcctaataaaaaatatattaaattgatgaagaaaataattatacgaaaaagtttatatacatgcatatatatatcttgTAAAAAGATTTATTTAAACCTGTTTTATAATTTAGTAAAGCTACATTTCCATTAAAACTTGAAAGaagaatataattatttattaaatttgatATAGGTATTATGAAATTTATATGCCCTATTAAAGATGCATTATTAGAATATGGTATATACCTTTCATaagtaattttaaataaaatcgccataaaacaaataaaggcattaaacaaaatttttaaagacATTTTGCAATTAAAAAGATGAAATACAATTAATTAATATCAtactaattatatatatatatatatatatatatatatatatatatatatatttgttacaaaatttatatttttaaaagatatatgaaatagaaaaaaaaagattaatatttaatttccataaaaataattatattaaacaaaatataaaaaatattaatgtaaaagaaaaaaaaaaaagaataaaaaaatttaaatataatatattattaaaaaatatatacattatctatttaaatatatattatttatattaatatttctaaattatttaaaaaataacgaAATATATTTGATCATACTAGCATATGTATATttgtatgtatatatataccaATATATGTGCATTAAAtctgaagaaaaaaaaactattttattatattttaattatatatttattttattattttttttttttttattgatattttaaataaattaatacattgaacaatgaaaataatgaaaaaatactTAAGAACTTCCAttatagttaaaaaaaaataataaaatgtaacttcattttaaattttttttttcttttactacAAATAACTAATTGTACACTAACTcaaatttgtatttttttttcatttttttttcataaattatttcatttactATTATACcttctatttattttttttctttttttgtaatttgtattattttagtTTATTAACTTTATctttgaaaatataatataataacaGAAAAGCTTTTAGAACTTTAATCATTGAAAACAAAGCTTTTTCTTATACTATTtaagtaataaaataagattaAAATATcctaaaaataagaaaatatataaataaaaattatctttaattttatgtattttatttatgaacgattaaaaatattcttagtaacagaaacaaaaaaatgttaaagtAATATGGGCATACAAAATGAGGATgacaattttataaaaaagttttttaattattttaaaagggATACCAAGGAAGATGGAGAACAATACAActctttaaataataataaaaataataatatgaaaaatgatgaaaataaattagtaaaaaatagaacattaaattttatgattTCATCCACACTAATTTTATGTGTACTCTATCCCTTAGATACTATAAAAACaagaaaacaaatatataaagtttaTAAGAATTCTTAtccttattattataataataaatataatttattttatattataaaaaatgaaaaattagaaaGTATATATCGAGGCTTAGTAGCTAGTTTAATTACTACAGCAATATCTCATGGTATATTTCGATTTATATATGATACATTAAATTACTATTTTATTGAGAAAATAGTTAAgataaattacaaaaaaaaaagtgaaaatgaCTTATTATACAATATAAGTAATGACTATAAAACTGATAAGTCAAAATATGCCTACACAATATGCTTAATTAATTCATCAGAACTAGGCGAAGaaaaaggagaaaaaaaaagagactTACCGGAAAATTTTAGTTCTATGAAAACTAATGATATAAggaaaaataagaaatttcTAAATACTggtttagaaaataaaatagaaataaatgaaaataatgaggCATCAAATAAGTTCAATGATAAAATGagagataaaaaaaacataaactATTATCTTATTACTAGTAGTGTTAGTTCACTAATTAGTGTGCTTTTTCTTCATCCGTTGTGGCTAGTTAAAACCAAAATAGAAAGCACAATAaacttaaattataaatttataaattataaaagtagATTATTAGGTAAACATTACAACTTATTTGT
The sequence above is drawn from the Plasmodium relictum strain SGS1 genome assembly, chromosome: 14 genome and encodes:
- the EMC1 gene encoding ER membrane protein complex subunit 1, putative — protein: MSLKILFNAFICFMAILFKITYERYIPYSNNASLIGHINFIIPISNLINNYILLSSFNGNVALLNYKTGKLQYVKTHREDEKIKKLYGDEKYAVALIYKNNSEKDINGININDTNIYSYISVYNIMNSYLLSIFEYKNEIIEDFLIKGEHIIIVFDNRIDIGNIIDNSMYSIYFKELNLNLIYLKLILLEDNIATLFYVDNNLFCYIMSIDISSKKTINSTKIEELKLNNKINYHVSVYNKNVVIIYNKKYLYWVELINKGENYYYNYMIINNNDEEQLFKNEVIENNKFINEDEREQWNTNNYIVIDVGEYELAYIYYDRKMNFIKKVTKNEIIGYYINKNNKKEMIIASDENNKIIIKNIDEMKNEKTLNILNKSSNIYYNGEIIVGIFNSEENKNYYFSIYNDSSFTVYKENDVFYSREESLAYIDQLYFYNFQHLKKNGKKHSYNIQFQIMDDMKKYIKEKINSFNKPFIAEIVKKKEDSSLFPFNFFYLSIEEKMDLLNVCNKKKLKSDFIINSKKETKNYDEKNNHYKFSLTNNLLKDSFTKFSLHHSSKYAGSSVILVSTCNNIIFAFHLFTGLILYKIDGNKFQGTNMFSLKKRLCSFSTGKNNWSEIENGKKIIFLNNKIDNVKSGNDGNNNNGSIILNSKNELHLFKKFSKDSVITIFKSDKSSYILIFDILYGDIIFEKKIDSFLIQHYFVLRKSSSIIIIDNLLNIQVINVFNNEMDEDIKENQLFFYNINISQNYIEGYMLINSVNTENHKNKISLIKTYLININNEQIEVFSKSITKKNIFFPIKINKDASISYKYINNNIISYITRTNNKQNINYTLYILDGVSGSLIFSKILDKYSKPPFHLVINENYVILNYFNEKLNKYVFHIIEILLDKKDPGFLSILTSKKEKFVDLFDEQKIVINEKNYIIDHNVKSFNFTETKRGITNKHLLLLLDTNKISSLNIGDDQNKNYYKYFNQFITHTDILYNSKGFISNESLLESTTLLFSWGNNLYFTYYQPNGSFDTIENFNLLLLLFLIILVFIGTYFSYIKRVNKKLYIQWG
- the CAF1 gene encoding CCR4-associated factor 1, putative, producing MDERTKIVDVWANNLEEEFERIRDVVENHPYVAIDTEFPGIVARPTGNVLDYNYQTIKCNVDLLKVIQLGVTFSNGKGELPKVSTWQFNFKFDLDSDMYAQNSIDFLKLSGINFEKHQSLGIELLHFGEVIMSSGLVMNEDVKWISFHGCYDFAYLLKILTCSALPQNEIAFFELLNDFFPSLYDIKYLLLNLNIKQLSRTYSLQKISEILSVKRIGRQHQAGSDSLVTCKTFFKLMELYFDNKIDDKKYSGIIYGLGSTIKNYNPKLEDNSNKFHNSNNHSSNYLKNNNNIYIGGKSNLLSSQNNNVLTNFVDNKEYSSNFNKNISKTNIKNDMMHNVYGDMNQNNYNSLANISNITTHNYITNDVYSNNNISNFNINKYSPHLINSINKNLRIPMSNSFLNNKNNDNNNMNYSTNINKNNLDNSKLMNNIFNDIPRNISSNLNNDINNLANDNITNLNNINNANITNFNNGIINANITNTSNNMTNLNNAMILGNINNLSSLNNNMNINNLNNNISLNNSININNINSNVSLNSMNVNNLNNNIGINGLNNNINASTLNADVNNLNNLSNTNMSNLNSLQSNNINELNNLQNNSMHNLNNSEDIVNLNKNTYQSNNNALSGNVIGNNLYSPSMNFNNYNNTHSFLNNMNFNSYNIANNSNNQMNNNVTNYDYYSCSTKYNSFNNYSSNLNYVNVLNNVNNKNNLDENEIDKKCLDNVNNNNKSNVNKNIMNKINTVHMGYKNIISNNANINFKGNFKNVLSNDLPNNVIQSNNFLNKNDINNNNSDNTNMISQNINIMKSNNCKDDKNNSLSKNVTNNLNINPHCNLVHMSNNSNDTMKNNSFIKNMNYSTTNIITNVNHSNMINSNETKLPNINNNNSNYSNNNIIKNNFNSNNNHNNNINTNNKLNYVNVNSMTYINTSNKSNTNNLNIVNNSINKNSMDNNELKNSTNSNRYNTNNSNKNNKSLNTMNNYNTNEKNNNKDNSGNKNISCSSNKNNSDNINGVSNAITTTTTNNNNNDNNNNNNNNNNNNNNNNNDKNNSKNRNNNNNKNNNNSNNINNNINSNNTNSSNNNHTTMNKNNINNDKNKNNNSNNNNNYIKDNNSCNTNSNNIKDNNSSNNSNKNNNTITTNNNKNKNNNNNNKDNKDNNNKDNKDNNNKDNKDNNNNNNNNKDNNKDNNNNNKDNNKDNNNNNKDNNKDNNNNKDNNDSNNSINNNDTTNNNNNSKNNTVNIGNKNLKSINNYNLVNQKKNGNIEFANFANDTGEITKALNFNEHLNSEMKNEKTFLISNSNDIADKNTYNNFLSNMNYFKSDNSKLCKNSSKSNTQHFLTKNNLSNNNTCGNENNTNINDLNNGSILSKSINNSISNENNYNINNNTNNNDGNSDINIFNNMINKNINNCNDLIHNEMNNFNIVNNLNKIKLSHTFKNSLKNYNNLNENINIANNYADKQVDNESLNNFYINNDNPMDNINMNNNIVNNSNFYFNNNEINTANQQYYNSHIELFPDKMKNKLFNDKNNNKSIYNDKKDELNINDNYNENSFPDKKTHTENYAVFESSDNNFNYSNYDFKNKDQKNFYET